One Dromiciops gliroides isolate mDroGli1 chromosome 3, mDroGli1.pri, whole genome shotgun sequence DNA segment encodes these proteins:
- the LOC122748636 gene encoding NADH dehydrogenase [ubiquinone] 1 beta subcomplex subunit 1-like, translated as MVNLIQAVCDHWVHILVPMGFVVGHYLDKRSDENLTAFWNKSMLFKRELKPNKEVTWK; from the coding sequence ATGGTGAATTTGATTCAGGCTGTGTGTGACCACTGGGTTCATATCCTGGTACCAATGGGATTTGTTGTTGGCCATTATCTAGACAAGAGGAGTGATGAAAACCTAACTGCTTTTTGGAATAAGAGCATGTTATTTAAAAGGGAATTGAAACCTAATAAAGAAGTTACCTGGAAATAA